The proteins below are encoded in one region of Spirochaetota bacterium:
- a CDS encoding response regulator — protein MLNNNPITEMITDNNKAIKKVVIVEDSLLILAKIVEMLSYIKEVEISGVSGIPFDAIEKINKQKPDFVILDIKLQGGSGIDVLKKIKISCPNTKVIILTNYAYPLYKLRCIDLGADYFFDKSKDFDKIYELLS, from the coding sequence ATGCTTAATAATAATCCAATAACTGAGATGATTACAGATAATAATAAGGCTATTAAAAAAGTAGTAATAGTAGAGGATTCATTGTTGATTTTAGCTAAAATTGTAGAGATGCTTTCATATATTAAGGAAGTTGAAATTTCAGGTGTATCAGGAATACCATTTGATGCAATAGAAAAAATTAATAAACAAAAACCCGATTTCGTAATACTGGACATCAAACTACAAGGAGGTAGTGGAATAGATGTATTAAAAAAGATTAAGATTAGTTGCCCGAATACTAAAGTTATTATATTAACTAACTATGCTTATCCCCTGTACAAGCTTAGATGTATTGATCTTGGAGCAGATTATTTTTTTGATAAATCAAAAGATTTTGATAAAATTTATGAATTATTATCATAA
- a CDS encoding GNAT family N-acetyltransferase, which produces MEDTIQIWKDKYPEKFIDEDAIFQNIRRGNRIFISTGCGEPEYLVNALIKYVESNPKAVADAEIFHIWTLGVAPYTDEKFKDNFRHNSFFVSNNTRESVNKGLADYTPIFLSQVPGLIAKGLIQFDVALIHTSLPDKNGYLSLGISVDIAPAAITNASLVIAQINSNMPRVHGDSFINIKDIDFVLPHDEPLLEFSPKVPDEIAQQVGKYVSQIVNDGDTIQVGYGSLPNAVLYNMQDKKHLGIHTELITNSVIELIKKGIVDNSMKSRNWGRTVATFCMGSKETYEFLNDNPIIRFRTIDYTSNPLVISSINNMTAINSALQVDLTGQATAESIGSTFFSGIGGSANFMRGAVLATGGKSVLVLQSTARNGEASRIVPLLDAGAGVTYTRGDIHYIVTELGIAYIHGKNIRERAMDLIAIAHPKFRPWLIEEAKKINLIYKDQAFIPGKKGEYPEHLEAYRTTKSGINIFLRPVKINDETLIKDFFYSLSDKSLQRRFLSKMFSVPHKMRQKFVVIDYTMDMAILAIIKENDKEILIGIGQYYKNETNNTAEVAFAVRDDYHNKGVGTELLSYLSIHAKKEGLQGFTADVFYENRPMIRLFESMGFDISKRIELGVVELTMRFV; this is translated from the coding sequence ATGGAAGATACTATACAAATATGGAAAGATAAATATCCTGAAAAATTTATTGATGAGGACGCTATCTTTCAAAATATTCGGCGCGGTAACAGGATATTCATAAGTACGGGATGTGGCGAGCCGGAATATCTCGTTAATGCGCTAATAAAGTATGTGGAATCAAATCCAAAAGCAGTGGCTGACGCTGAGATTTTTCATATATGGACACTCGGTGTCGCTCCTTATACAGATGAGAAGTTTAAAGACAATTTTAGACATAATTCCTTTTTTGTTAGTAACAACACCAGGGAATCTGTCAATAAAGGATTGGCAGATTATACTCCTATATTTCTTTCACAGGTGCCTGGCTTAATAGCTAAAGGATTGATCCAATTTGATGTAGCGCTGATTCATACATCTTTGCCAGATAAAAATGGATACCTGAGTTTAGGCATAAGCGTTGATATTGCCCCAGCTGCGATTACAAATGCATCCCTCGTTATCGCTCAGATCAATTCAAATATGCCTCGAGTGCATGGGGATTCTTTTATTAATATAAAGGATATCGATTTTGTCCTTCCGCATGATGAGCCTTTATTAGAGTTTTCGCCTAAAGTTCCGGATGAAATTGCTCAGCAGGTTGGGAAGTATGTTTCACAGATAGTCAATGACGGCGATACTATACAGGTCGGTTATGGCAGTTTGCCAAATGCAGTTCTATATAACATGCAGGATAAGAAGCATCTTGGAATCCATACAGAGCTTATAACAAATTCGGTAATTGAATTGATCAAAAAAGGGATTGTTGATAACTCGATGAAGAGCAGAAATTGGGGCAGGACAGTGGCGACATTTTGTATGGGCTCTAAGGAAACCTATGAATTCCTTAATGATAATCCGATAATAAGGTTTAGGACCATAGATTATACCAGCAATCCGTTAGTTATATCTAGTATAAACAATATGACCGCAATTAATTCAGCATTGCAGGTTGATCTAACCGGTCAGGCAACGGCTGAGTCAATTGGGAGTACTTTTTTCAGCGGTATTGGCGGAAGCGCTAATTTTATGCGCGGCGCTGTCTTGGCGACTGGAGGCAAGAGCGTGCTAGTGCTTCAGTCTACTGCGAGGAACGGCGAAGCTTCGCGTATTGTTCCCTTGCTAGATGCGGGTGCTGGCGTTACATATACAAGAGGAGATATTCATTATATCGTTACTGAACTGGGCATTGCGTATATTCATGGCAAGAATATCAGGGAGAGAGCAATGGATCTGATTGCTATTGCTCATCCTAAATTTAGGCCATGGTTGATTGAGGAAGCAAAAAAAATAAATCTTATATATAAAGATCAGGCGTTTATCCCTGGCAAGAAGGGGGAATATCCTGAACATTTGGAAGCATATAGGACAACTAAAAGCGGGATTAATATTTTTTTGCGGCCGGTTAAAATTAATGATGAGACCTTAATTAAGGATTTTTTCTATTCTCTTTCGGATAAAAGTCTTCAGAGAAGATTTTTAAGCAAGATGTTCAGCGTTCCACATAAGATGAGGCAGAAATTTGTAGTTATTGATTACACGATGGATATGGCAATACTCGCTATTATCAAAGAAAATGATAAAGAGATTTTGATAGGAATAGGGCAGTATTATAAAAATGAAACCAATAATACTGCTGAAGTGGCCTTTGCAGTTAGGGATGATTATCATAATAAGGGAGTAGGGACAGAGCTTTTGTCATATTTATCAATACATGCAAAGAAAGAGGGTCTTCAGGGATTTACTGCAGATGTTTTTTATGAGAATAGACCTATGATACGCCTATTCGAATCAATGGGTTTTGATATATCAAAAAGAATTGAACTTGGTGTTGTTGAACTAACTATGAGATTCGTATAA